From Frateuria aurantia DSM 6220, one genomic window encodes:
- a CDS encoding MFS transporter, producing the protein MTRYRWFVAVLLFLVGMLTYLDRTALSVVAPMIRKEFGFGDAQMGILFSAFFIGYCVFCFIGGWAADRYGPRKVFAWAVGIWSLFCGATAAATSFSHLLILRIIFGTGEGPMGTTTNKAIANWFPQSESGRAVGFTNAGQPLGAAIAAPIVGLIALHYGWRISFVVIALIGFVWLALWLTCFRDRPAEHPRVNAAESRFIESGRPSAPLVDTAAGHQPRSILKLIFSAPVQGVAASFFCFNYVLYFFLSWLPSYLTDYQHLNVRDMSLVSILPWLGAAAGFVLGGLLSDLLYRLSGSALFARKFIIVMGLTVAALCVMLTARVHTLWPAVTLIAVASLFAFMTPQACWSLLQDIVPDSHLGIAGGFVHFVANIAGIFSPSITGLLIQYGGGYGSAFILTSTLAATGVAAVLLLVRSTAVQSLQATAH; encoded by the coding sequence ATGACCCGTTATCGCTGGTTTGTCGCCGTACTGCTGTTTCTGGTCGGCATGCTGACTTATCTGGATCGCACCGCCTTGTCGGTGGTCGCTCCGATGATCCGCAAGGAGTTCGGCTTCGGCGATGCCCAGATGGGCATCCTGTTCAGCGCTTTCTTTATCGGTTACTGCGTATTCTGCTTTATCGGCGGCTGGGCGGCTGACCGCTACGGCCCCCGCAAGGTTTTTGCCTGGGCCGTCGGCATCTGGTCACTGTTCTGCGGGGCGACCGCGGCGGCCACCAGCTTCAGCCACTTGCTGATCCTGCGGATCATCTTCGGCACCGGTGAAGGCCCGATGGGCACCACCACCAACAAGGCCATCGCCAACTGGTTTCCACAAAGCGAGTCCGGCCGCGCCGTCGGCTTCACCAATGCCGGTCAACCCCTGGGCGCCGCCATCGCCGCCCCCATTGTCGGCCTGATAGCCCTGCACTATGGCTGGCGCATCTCCTTCGTGGTCATCGCCCTGATCGGCTTCGTCTGGCTGGCGCTGTGGCTGACCTGCTTCCGTGACCGACCGGCCGAACATCCCCGTGTCAATGCTGCCGAATCCAGATTCATCGAATCCGGCCGCCCCAGCGCTCCTCTGGTAGATACCGCTGCAGGGCACCAGCCGCGCAGCATTCTGAAACTGATTTTCTCCGCACCGGTCCAGGGCGTGGCCGCCTCTTTCTTCTGCTTCAACTACGTGCTGTATTTCTTTCTGTCCTGGCTGCCCAGCTACCTGACCGATTACCAGCATCTGAACGTGCGCGACATGAGCCTGGTCAGCATCCTGCCCTGGCTGGGCGCAGCCGCCGGATTTGTGCTGGGCGGCCTGTTGTCGGATCTGCTGTACCGGCTCAGCGGCAGCGCATTGTTCGCTCGCAAGTTCATCATCGTGATGGGACTCACCGTCGCCGCCCTGTGCGTGATGCTGACCGCCCGGGTTCACACCCTGTGGCCGGCCGTGACCCTGATCGCCGTCGCCAGCCTGTTCGCCTTTATGACTCCTCAGGCATGCTGGAGCCTGCTGCAAGATATCGTGCCGGACAGCCATCTCGGCATCGCCGGTGGTTTCGTGCACTTTGTCGCCAATATCGCCGGCATCTTCTCGCCCAGCATCACCGGACTGCTGATCCAGTACGGTGGCGGCTACGGCTCGGCCTTCATCCTGACCAGCACCCTGGCGGCGACCGGCGTCGCCGCCGTCCTGCTGCTGGTACGAAGCACCGCCGTGCAATCACTGCAGGCCACCGCCCACTGA
- a CDS encoding mandelate racemase/muconate lactonizing enzyme family protein: protein MKITRLDVIRLALPFQAERESNQDSPSMSAYNAASPQLKRMETLLVRLTTDEGLQGWGEAFGHLVNPASQAALGGLVGQLFLGARVGADPASFAASRLAAEQALHAFGRTGPVVYALSAIDTALWDLSAQIAGQPLYRHLGGRRDRIEAYASLVSYGNRPAEVARQVQRAQAAGYRRIKLHETEYPAISAARQALPADIGLMVDVNCPWNLAEAETRIRGCRDLQLGWIEEPLWPPDDIDGLASLRRRGTPIAAGENVSGVEAFRQHFQQGAIDVAQPSVAKIGGISAMREVFAMAARHGVQVMPHCFYYGAGMLATAHLAASLPAPAALEVPFLQWPRPLYPDFPREAEIRLPDQPGLGWVPDPGVLNDYRIDGCSLRLDGENA, encoded by the coding sequence ATGAAAATTACCAGGCTGGATGTCATACGCCTCGCCCTGCCTTTTCAGGCGGAGCGTGAGTCAAACCAGGACTCGCCATCAATGTCGGCCTACAACGCCGCCTCGCCCCAACTCAAACGGATGGAAACCCTGTTGGTACGGCTGACCACCGACGAGGGCCTGCAGGGTTGGGGCGAAGCCTTCGGACATCTCGTCAATCCGGCCAGCCAGGCGGCACTGGGCGGACTGGTCGGGCAGCTGTTTCTTGGCGCCCGGGTCGGTGCCGATCCGGCGAGCTTCGCGGCCTCGCGTCTGGCGGCCGAACAGGCCCTGCACGCCTTCGGACGCACCGGCCCAGTGGTTTACGCCTTGTCGGCTATCGATACCGCCTTGTGGGACCTGTCTGCTCAGATCGCCGGCCAGCCGCTTTATCGCCACCTGGGTGGTCGTCGCGACCGGATCGAGGCTTACGCCAGCCTGGTCAGCTACGGCAATCGGCCAGCCGAAGTTGCCCGTCAGGTACAACGCGCCCAGGCGGCCGGATATCGTCGCATCAAGCTGCATGAAACCGAATATCCGGCGATATCCGCGGCCCGCCAGGCCTTGCCTGCGGACATCGGCCTGATGGTGGACGTCAACTGCCCGTGGAATCTTGCCGAAGCCGAAACCCGCATCCGCGGCTGCCGGGACTTGCAATTGGGCTGGATCGAGGAGCCGCTGTGGCCGCCCGATGACATCGACGGACTGGCCTCGCTGCGACGACGCGGCACACCCATCGCGGCCGGTGAAAACGTTTCCGGCGTGGAAGCCTTCCGTCAGCATTTCCAGCAGGGTGCGATCGATGTAGCCCAGCCCAGCGTGGCCAAGATCGGAGGCATCAGCGCCATGCGCGAGGTATTCGCCATGGCCGCACGGCACGGTGTACAGGTCATGCCGCACTGCTTCTACTACGGCGCAGGCATGCTTGCCACCGCCCATCTGGCCGCCTCCTTGCCGGCCCCGGCTGCACTGGAAGTGCCGTTCCTGCAATGGCCGAGGCCACTGTACCCCGATTTTCCGCGAGAGGCGGAAATACGACTGCCGGACCAACCCGGCCTGGGCTGGGTCCCGGACCCCGGTGTCCTGAATGATTATCGCATCGACGGCTGCAGCCTGCGCCTTGATGGAGAGAACGCATGA
- the metH gene encoding methionine synthase: MTEPRHTRLSGLEPLVLTPDLLFVNVGERTNVTGSAQFRKLIKEGRYDEAVEVARQQVASGAQIIDVNMDEGLIDSEAAMVRFLNLIASEPDIARVPVMVDSSKWSVIEAGLRCLQGKGVVNSISLKEGERAFLEHARKVRQYGAAVVIMAFDESGQADTCARKIEICSRAYQLLTEQLDFPPEDIIFDPNIFAVATGIEEHDNYAVDFIEATRELKRRFPAVHISGGVSNVSFSFRGNNAVREAIHSVFLYHAIAAGMDMGIVNAGALAIYDELPADLRERVEDVILNRRADATERLLEIAERFRAKKGEPVVANLEWRDKPVGERLSHALIHGIDQYVVEDTEEARQLSSRPLDVIEGPLMAGMNAVGDLFGAGKMFLPQVVKSARVMKKAVAHLIPFIEEEKRRTGEAGKNNGTIIMATVKGDVHDIGKNIVGVVLRCNNFEVIDLGVMVPAQKILDAAREHQADIIGLSGLITPSLEEMSQVAREMQRQDFAIPLMIGGATTSRAHTALKIDPHYKAPTVWVKDASRAVGVAQSLLSSELVEEFMARIRREYADIRERHKDRGQGRQLVSLEHARGQRWQGDWANWQPVSPRQPGITVFDDYDLAELREYIDWSPFFNAWELAGRYPAILTDEIVGQQASDLFKDACQMLDRLIDERWLKARAVIGFWPAGSDGEDILVRDSSGEHRLHHLRQQVDKPVERPDFCLSDFIAPAVDGELRDWLGGFAVTAGIGIDEHVAAFEAAHDDYSAIMLKALADRLAEALAERMHQRVRTEFWGYEPAEALDNASLIDEAYKGIRPAPGYPACPDHTEKGKLFELLGATERSGITLTDSYAMLPTAAVSGWYFAHPESRYFVVGKISREQVLDYARRKQWSVETCERWLAPNLDYDPE, from the coding sequence ATGACTGAACCACGCCATACCCGCCTCTCCGGCCTGGAGCCGCTGGTCCTGACCCCCGACCTGCTGTTCGTCAATGTCGGGGAACGGACCAATGTCACCGGCTCGGCCCAGTTCCGCAAACTGATCAAGGAAGGTCGCTACGACGAGGCGGTAGAAGTCGCCAGGCAACAGGTGGCCAGCGGTGCACAGATCATCGACGTCAATATGGACGAAGGCCTGATCGATTCTGAGGCCGCGATGGTGCGGTTTCTGAATCTGATCGCCTCCGAACCGGATATTGCCCGGGTACCGGTGATGGTCGACTCCTCCAAATGGTCGGTGATCGAAGCAGGCCTGCGCTGCCTGCAGGGCAAGGGCGTGGTCAATTCGATCTCGCTGAAGGAAGGCGAGAGGGCGTTTCTCGAACACGCCCGCAAGGTGCGCCAATACGGCGCGGCCGTGGTCATCATGGCCTTCGACGAGAGCGGCCAGGCGGATACCTGTGCCCGCAAGATCGAGATCTGTTCGCGCGCCTACCAGCTGCTGACCGAGCAGCTGGATTTCCCGCCGGAAGACATCATCTTCGATCCCAATATTTTCGCTGTCGCCACCGGCATCGAGGAACACGACAATTACGCGGTCGACTTTATCGAGGCCACCCGCGAGCTGAAGCGGCGCTTTCCGGCCGTCCATATTTCCGGTGGCGTCTCCAATGTCTCGTTCTCGTTCCGCGGCAACAACGCCGTGCGCGAGGCGATCCATTCGGTCTTTCTCTACCACGCGATTGCCGCCGGCATGGATATGGGCATCGTCAATGCCGGCGCGCTGGCGATCTATGACGAACTGCCGGCTGATCTGCGTGAACGCGTCGAGGACGTGATACTCAACCGCCGTGCAGATGCGACCGAACGACTGCTGGAGATTGCCGAGCGCTTCCGGGCGAAGAAAGGCGAACCTGTCGTCGCCAATCTCGAATGGCGCGACAAGCCGGTGGGGGAACGGCTCAGCCACGCCCTGATCCACGGTATCGACCAGTACGTGGTGGAGGATACCGAGGAGGCCCGCCAGCTCTCCAGCCGACCGCTGGATGTCATCGAAGGTCCGCTGATGGCCGGTATGAACGCCGTCGGCGATCTGTTCGGTGCCGGCAAGATGTTCCTGCCGCAGGTCGTCAAATCCGCCCGGGTGATGAAAAAGGCGGTCGCCCATCTGATCCCCTTTATCGAAGAGGAAAAGCGGCGTACCGGCGAAGCCGGCAAGAACAACGGCACCATCATCATGGCCACGGTCAAGGGGGATGTGCATGACATCGGCAAGAACATCGTCGGCGTCGTCCTGCGCTGCAACAACTTCGAGGTCATCGATCTGGGCGTGATGGTGCCGGCGCAGAAGATTCTGGATGCCGCCCGCGAGCACCAGGCCGACATCATCGGCCTGTCCGGCCTGATCACGCCCTCGCTGGAGGAAATGAGTCAGGTTGCGCGCGAGATGCAGCGCCAGGACTTTGCCATCCCGCTGATGATAGGCGGCGCCACCACTTCGCGCGCGCATACGGCCCTCAAGATCGACCCGCATTACAAGGCCCCCACGGTCTGGGTCAAGGATGCTTCGCGCGCCGTCGGTGTAGCGCAGTCCCTGCTCAGCAGCGAACTGGTCGAGGAGTTCATGGCCAGAATCCGACGCGAATACGCCGATATCCGTGAACGGCACAAGGACCGCGGTCAGGGCCGCCAGCTGGTCAGCCTCGAGCATGCCCGCGGCCAGCGCTGGCAGGGCGACTGGGCCAACTGGCAGCCAGTATCGCCACGGCAGCCGGGCATCACCGTCTTCGATGACTATGATCTGGCCGAATTGCGTGAATATATCGACTGGAGCCCGTTCTTCAATGCCTGGGAACTGGCCGGTCGCTATCCGGCCATTCTGACCGACGAGATCGTCGGGCAGCAGGCCAGCGACCTGTTCAAGGATGCCTGCCAGATGCTGGACCGCTTGATTGACGAGCGCTGGCTCAAGGCACGGGCGGTGATCGGCTTCTGGCCGGCCGGCAGCGACGGCGAGGATATTCTGGTCCGCGACTCGAGCGGCGAGCACCGTCTCCACCACCTGCGCCAACAGGTGGACAAACCGGTCGAGCGCCCGGATTTCTGTCTCTCCGACTTCATCGCCCCGGCCGTCGATGGTGAGCTTAGGGACTGGCTGGGCGGCTTTGCGGTCACCGCCGGTATCGGCATTGATGAGCATGTGGCCGCCTTTGAAGCGGCGCATGATGATTACTCCGCCATCATGCTCAAGGCGCTGGCCGATCGTCTGGCCGAAGCCCTGGCCGAGCGCATGCATCAGCGGGTCCGCACCGAGTTCTGGGGCTATGAGCCTGCCGAGGCCCTGGACAACGCCAGCCTGATCGACGAAGCCTACAAGGGCATCCGGCCCGCGCCAGGTTATCCGGCCTGCCCCGACCATACCGAGAAAGGCAAGCTGTTCGAATTGCTGGGCGCCACCGAGCGCAGCGGCATCACTTTGACCGACAGCTACGCGATGCTGCCCACCGCCGCCGTCTCCGGCTGGTACTTCGCCCATCCGGAGAGTCGTTATTTCGTGGTCGGCAAGATCAGCCGCGAGCAGGTGCTCGACTATGCCCGCCGCAAGCAATGGAGCGTGGAAACCTGTGAACGCTGGCTTGCGCCGAATCTGGACTACGACCCGGAATAA
- a CDS encoding alpha/beta hydrolase → MRPTPSHSQPPRRRFLQGSLGLVALGLTGLRPGQAATATMTTAGSIPPDATLFRQWVAQPGISRELRELRQLISDYFQSVPASASMAEKRLARANLYLQHIPLPNDLRFTPVELAGVRGEWSETPASDPHRVMLYLHGGGYVVGSAEGWRAVGAVLGRTAGMRTFSVDYRLAPEHPYPAALDDAIAAYRWLLDSGIPAGKIVFAGDSAGGGLALATLLKARDLKLPMPAAAFVMSPWTDMTMSGFSIDHPTSFDPFNRRPALIGSAAKYLAGHSDRDPLVSPLFADLSGLPPLLIQVGDEEAYRDDATGLARRAADFEIKVELQTWPHVFHVWQAWTPQLPEAREAMAKAAHFLRQATDTGSD, encoded by the coding sequence ATGCGCCCCACCCCCTCTCACAGCCAGCCACCGCGGCGACGCTTCCTGCAGGGCAGTCTCGGTCTGGTCGCCCTCGGCCTGACCGGGCTGCGCCCTGGCCAAGCCGCGACCGCCACGATGACGACCGCAGGCTCGATACCCCCTGATGCCACCCTGTTCAGACAATGGGTGGCCCAGCCCGGCATCAGCCGGGAATTGCGAGAGCTGCGTCAGCTGATCAGCGACTACTTCCAATCGGTGCCCGCCAGCGCCAGCATGGCGGAAAAGCGCCTGGCCCGGGCCAACCTCTACCTGCAGCATATTCCGTTGCCGAACGACCTGCGGTTCACCCCGGTCGAGCTGGCCGGCGTGCGCGGCGAATGGTCAGAGACCCCTGCCAGCGATCCGCATCGCGTTATGCTGTACTTGCATGGCGGCGGCTATGTGGTCGGCAGTGCCGAAGGATGGCGAGCGGTCGGCGCCGTGCTGGGGCGCACCGCGGGCATGCGAACCTTTTCCGTGGACTATCGCCTGGCCCCCGAGCACCCTTACCCAGCGGCGCTCGACGATGCGATCGCCGCCTATCGCTGGCTGCTCGACTCAGGCATTCCTGCCGGCAAGATCGTCTTCGCGGGCGACTCGGCGGGCGGCGGCCTGGCCCTGGCCACCTTGCTCAAGGCCCGCGACCTGAAACTGCCGATGCCGGCGGCGGCGTTCGTGATGTCGCCCTGGACCGATATGACCATGAGCGGCTTCAGCATCGACCACCCCACCAGCTTCGATCCGTTCAACCGCCGTCCGGCCCTGATCGGATCGGCCGCCAAGTATCTGGCCGGGCATTCCGATCGCGATCCGCTGGTCTCGCCGCTGTTCGCCGACCTGAGCGGCCTGCCGCCACTGCTGATCCAGGTCGGTGACGAGGAAGCCTATCGCGATGATGCCACCGGCCTCGCACGTCGTGCCGCCGACTTCGAGATCAAGGTGGAGCTGCAGACCTGGCCGCATGTCTTTCATGTCTGGCAGGCCTGGACACCGCAACTGCCCGAAGCACGTGAAGCCATGGCCAAGGCCGCGCATTTTCTGCGACAGGCGACGGACACAGGCAGCGACTGA
- a CDS encoding homocysteine S-methyltransferase family protein, with amino-acid sequence MPALPWLHPARVDRLQHALAHRILILDGGMGTMLQGHQLDEDGYRGERFSAGHDSCGGPGHDHACDLKGNNDLLSLTQPDIIRGIHEAYLEAGADLVETNTFNATRISQADYHLEHLVPELNRRGAELARQACDSWTARTPDKPRFVIGVLGPTSRTASISPDVNDPGFRNVTYQELVDNYTEATLALIEGGADLIMVETIFDTLNAKAALFALEESFRQVGGRLPVMISGTITDRSGRTLSGQTAEAFYYSVSHIAPLSVGLNCALGAEDLRPHVQTLARVADCLISSHPNAGLPNAFGEYDETPEHMAGVIGGFARDGLLNLVGGCCGTTPAHIRAIAEAVAAFPPRRPAAADTAA; translated from the coding sequence ATGCCCGCCCTTCCCTGGCTGCACCCTGCGCGAGTCGACCGTCTCCAGCATGCACTGGCGCATCGGATTCTGATCCTGGATGGCGGCATGGGTACCATGCTGCAAGGCCATCAGCTCGACGAGGACGGCTATCGCGGCGAGCGCTTCAGTGCCGGTCACGACAGCTGCGGCGGGCCGGGCCATGACCACGCCTGCGACCTGAAGGGCAACAACGACCTGCTCAGCCTCACCCAGCCTGACATCATCCGCGGCATCCACGAGGCGTATCTGGAAGCCGGAGCCGATCTGGTCGAAACCAATACCTTCAACGCCACCCGGATCAGCCAGGCCGACTACCATCTGGAACATCTGGTCCCCGAACTGAATCGGCGCGGTGCCGAGCTGGCCCGCCAGGCCTGTGACAGCTGGACCGCGCGCACGCCGGACAAGCCCCGCTTCGTGATCGGCGTCCTGGGACCGACCAGTCGCACGGCGTCGATATCCCCAGACGTCAATGACCCCGGCTTTCGCAACGTCACCTATCAGGAACTGGTGGACAACTACACCGAGGCGACCCTGGCCCTGATCGAGGGTGGCGCCGACCTGATCATGGTCGAGACCATCTTCGACACGCTCAATGCCAAGGCGGCCCTGTTCGCCCTGGAGGAGAGCTTCCGCCAGGTGGGCGGACGATTGCCGGTGATGATCTCCGGCACCATCACCGATCGTTCCGGTCGCACGCTGTCCGGCCAGACGGCCGAGGCCTTCTATTACTCGGTCAGCCATATCGCGCCCCTGTCCGTAGGCCTGAACTGCGCTCTGGGTGCCGAGGATCTGCGCCCGCATGTGCAGACCCTGGCTCGCGTCGCCGACTGCCTTATCAGCAGCCATCCCAATGCCGGCCTGCCCAATGCCTTTGGCGAATACGACGAAACCCCTGAACATATGGCAGGAGTGATCGGCGGCTTTGCCCGCGACGGTCTGCTGAATCTGGTTGGCGGCTGCTGCGGTACCACGCCGGCCCATATCCGGGCGATTGCCGAGGCCGTGGCGGCCTTTCCTCCGCGCCGCCCCGCGGCGGCCGATACCGCCGCCTGA
- a CDS encoding lipid-A-disaccharide synthase N-terminal domain-containing protein → MLPNTQNLPQVVASAHHFQFTMWKLIGFCGALMFTSRWLVQMYYTRRLKRVVMPISFWWLSVFGSTLQLAYFIFGKNDSVGIIANFFPTFVAVYNLSVELKRQRLLRRELREEDL, encoded by the coding sequence ATGTTGCCCAATACCCAGAATCTGCCACAGGTGGTGGCCTCCGCGCATCACTTCCAGTTCACGATGTGGAAGCTGATCGGTTTTTGCGGTGCGCTGATGTTTACCAGTCGCTGGCTGGTGCAGATGTACTACACCCGACGGTTGAAACGGGTGGTGATGCCGATTTCGTTCTGGTGGCTTTCCGTCTTCGGCAGCACGCTGCAGCTGGCCTATTTCATTTTCGGCAAGAACGATTCGGTCGGCATCATTGCCAATTTCTTTCCCACTTTCGTCGCCGTCTACAATCTGAGCGTGGAGTTGAAGCGGCAGCGGCTGCTGCGACGCGAACTTCGGGAAGAGGACCTGTGA
- the sfnG gene encoding dimethylsulfone monooxygenase SfnG, with translation MATDARALQFAYWVPNVSGGLVISRIPQRTHWDLAYNQALARIAEQAGFSYGLSQIRFTAGYGAEYQHEPVAFSQALLAATTRLKLIAAILPGPWTPAVVAKQLATIDQISGGRIAINIVSGWFRSEFHAIGEPWLEHDERYRRSEEFIRALKGIWTQDGFSFRGDFYRFHDYGLRPGPLQQPHPEIFQGGSSRAARDMAARVSDWYLTNGNTPEGVRVQIEDIRRKSTHRETPVKIGINAFIIARDTEAEAQAVLADILDQADPAAVEAFGREVRQAGLGSPEGEGNWADSSFEDLVQYNDGFRTGLIGTPQHIAERILAFKAVGVDLILAGFLHAQEEVAYFGREVLPRIRALEAAAAHKG, from the coding sequence ATGGCAACAGATGCACGCGCGCTGCAGTTCGCCTATTGGGTGCCCAATGTCAGCGGCGGCCTGGTCATCAGCCGCATTCCGCAACGGACGCACTGGGATCTGGCCTACAATCAGGCGCTGGCCAGGATCGCCGAGCAGGCGGGCTTCAGTTACGGCCTAAGCCAGATCCGCTTCACTGCCGGTTATGGCGCTGAATACCAGCACGAGCCGGTGGCCTTCAGTCAGGCCTTGCTGGCCGCGACCACCCGCCTGAAACTGATTGCGGCGATATTGCCGGGGCCGTGGACTCCGGCAGTGGTGGCCAAGCAGCTGGCGACCATTGATCAGATCAGCGGAGGCCGGATCGCCATCAATATTGTCAGCGGCTGGTTCCGCAGCGAGTTTCATGCCATCGGCGAGCCATGGCTGGAGCACGATGAGCGCTATCGCCGGTCAGAGGAGTTCATTCGCGCGCTGAAGGGGATCTGGACGCAGGACGGTTTCAGCTTCCGGGGTGACTTCTACCGCTTTCACGATTACGGCCTGCGACCCGGGCCGCTGCAGCAGCCCCATCCGGAGATCTTTCAGGGGGGCAGTTCAAGAGCGGCCAGGGATATGGCGGCACGGGTATCCGACTGGTATCTGACCAATGGCAATACGCCCGAAGGCGTGCGGGTGCAGATCGAGGATATCCGTCGCAAAAGCACGCATCGCGAGACGCCGGTGAAGATCGGTATCAATGCCTTCATCATTGCCCGGGACACCGAGGCCGAAGCCCAGGCCGTGCTGGCCGATATCCTGGATCAGGCCGACCCTGCGGCGGTGGAAGCCTTTGGGCGTGAGGTCCGCCAGGCCGGTCTTGGCAGCCCTGAAGGCGAGGGCAACTGGGCTGATTCCAGCTTCGAGGATCTGGTGCAATACAACGACGGCTTTCGTACTGGCCTGATCGGAACGCCCCAGCACATCGCCGAACGGATCCTGGCCTTCAAGGCCGTTGGCGTGGATCTGATCCTGGCGGGCTTCCTGCACGCGCAGGAGGAGGTGGCCTATTTCGGCCGGGAAGTGCTGCCGCGCATCCGTGCGCTGGAAGCGGCTGCCGCGCACAAGGGTTGA
- a CDS encoding N-acetylmuramoyl-L-alanine amidase: MSRRWRVRWPLLVGWLVLPWPCAQAGSAVSVAPPAQVLQIDDSVLSPNRDARVRFLVLHYTAGDLPHSMDLLTSPQAQVSAHYLVPGHSPVQGGFRVFRLVPESERAWHAGNSHWQGSAQINAGSIGIEIVNIGYPPEDAGLPLEQRRWAPFTPQQMQAVGNLAREIVQRYRIAPDRVIGHSDIAPGRKVDPGPLFPWEWLYRMYAVGAWPDPATVAWYRHQHPWHGDIRFLQQALADYGYAVPVSGELDSATRDVVAAFQMHYRPADYAGIPDADTVARLEALLEQYRGRVRPEATAH, encoded by the coding sequence GTGAGTCGCCGCTGGCGTGTCCGATGGCCACTGCTGGTCGGCTGGCTGGTACTGCCATGGCCATGCGCCCAGGCCGGCTCGGCGGTATCGGTCGCGCCGCCGGCCCAGGTGTTGCAGATCGATGACAGCGTGCTGAGTCCGAATCGCGATGCGAGAGTGCGTTTTCTGGTCCTGCATTACACGGCCGGGGATCTGCCGCATTCGATGGACCTGCTGACTTCACCGCAGGCCCAGGTTTCGGCGCATTATCTGGTGCCCGGGCACAGTCCGGTGCAGGGCGGTTTTCGGGTTTTCCGGCTGGTGCCCGAGAGCGAGCGTGCCTGGCATGCCGGCAACAGCCACTGGCAGGGCTCGGCCCAGATCAATGCAGGCAGCATCGGCATCGAGATCGTCAATATCGGCTATCCGCCCGAAGATGCCGGGCTTCCCCTGGAGCAGCGGCGATGGGCACCCTTCACTCCGCAGCAGATGCAGGCGGTCGGCAACCTGGCCCGCGAGATCGTGCAGCGCTATCGGATTGCGCCGGATCGCGTGATCGGTCACAGCGATATCGCACCTGGCCGCAAGGTCGATCCCGGCCCGCTGTTTCCCTGGGAGTGGCTGTACCGCATGTATGCCGTCGGTGCCTGGCCGGACCCGGCCACGGTGGCATGGTACCGGCACCAGCATCCCTGGCATGGCGATATCCGTTTCCTGCAGCAGGCTCTGGCCGATTACGGCTACGCGGTGCCGGTCAGTGGCGAGCTGGATTCGGCGACCCGGGATGTGGTCGCAGCCTTCCAGATGCATTATCGGCCGGCCGACTACGCCGGGATACCGGATGCGGATACGGTGGCGCGGCTGGAGGCCTTGCTGGAACAGTATCGGGGGCGAGTGCGTCCGGAAGCGACGGCGCACTGA